The following DNA comes from Mucilaginibacter jinjuensis.
GTTTGTCTTTGTATTCGTTACCGCGGAATGGATTAAAGTCGTCAACATCCTCAAATGATAACTGGCGATAAGTATCGGCAGTCCACTCGTTAACGTTACCAGCCATGTTAAACAAACCGAAATCGTTAGGTACGAAAGATCTAACAGGTGCAGTAATATCTGCCTTGTCATTTAAATAACCACCAACACCCATGTTATCACCATCGCCACGTTTAAAGTTGGCCATCATTAAACCACGGGTTCTCTTTTTAGGCGAGCGCAAGCCCATGCCATTCCAAGGGTACATTTTACCGTCGGTGATATTTTCGTTTTCGGTATTACCAACAAGGCCTAAAGCTGCATATTCCCACTCAGCTTCTGATGGTAAGCGGTAAGCTTGTTTCAGGATACCATCTTCCATACCTACAGTACGGGTTGGTTTGCCTTTTTTGCCGTCAGTTGGTTTGGCATTAGGGTTAAGATCCGGCATCATGTGTTTACCATCAATACCCGGGCCTTTAATCTGGCCGTTTAAGTAAATATCAGTGTTAAATGGCTCTTTGCTTCCGCCGGCAGCAGCTGTTGTAGCACCCGCAGCTTTGCCTTTGCCGCCTTTACCACCGGTAGCAGCATCTTTCCAGGTAGCTAACTGGCCAGATTCGCGCAGAATGTTTTCATTCATACGATCTGTACGCCAGGTGCAATACTCTTGTGCCTGGTCCCAGGTAACACCTACAACAGGGTAATCCTGAAACGCAGGGTGCCTTAAATAGTTATCAACGTAAGGTTCGTTGTATGATAATGGTTTACGCCAAACCAGGGTGTCCGGCAATGCATTGTAATATAATTCTCTATCGCCCGGATAGTTGATGTTTAACCAGTGCAGGTACTCCAGCCAGTCAACGTTAGCAACTTCGGTATCATCCATATAAAATGAAGGAACAGTTACACGACGGCGAATGTTGTTGTAATCAAAGCTAACATCCTGGTCGGCACTGCCTCCCAAAACAAAAGTTCCACCTTCAATCGGTACTAAACCCGGGCCTGGGGCTGGGTGGGTTTTCTTAAATACCTGGAAACCTCCATTGTATTTATCGTTGTATTTCATGCCGGTCTTCGCGGATTGCGGATGCTTGCTACAGCTCGTTAGCATTGCTCCCAATCCCACAATCATAAACGCACACCGGGTAAAATTTCTGTTCATATTGTACATGTAGTTATTCAGAATGTAAATATAATTATTTTTTAAATATCTATTAAGCAAATTTATTGACATACGTTCAAAAAAAAAGTCCCATTATTGAGCTTTTTACGGTAAAGTAGCTCTTGAGTTACAATTATTTATGTAAAAGTGTTGTAATAACTTTTTATAGTTATTGTTAAACTGGCAGAATAACAATAATATTGTCTTGAATGGCTCCATATAAAATTAAACTTTGAAGAAGCTTTTATTGTACAATATAAAGGGTATTACATTAATTGTAAGTGTATTATTACCCTCTCTTACTTTAGCTCAAGTTATTGGCCCAGGCGGCACAAACACTAATGGTAGTAATAGCGGGGCTATCGTAACTGGGGTCCCATTTTTAAATATTACACCAGATTCGCGCTCAGGAGCTATGGGTGATGCCGGGGTAGCGCTTTCGCCGGATGTAAATGCCAATTTCTGGAACCCATCTAAACTGGCTTTTTTAGAGAATAATAATAGCTTATCGCTTTCATATAGCCCCTGGTTACGTAAGTTGGTTCCGGATGTAAGTTTATCTTACCTTTCTTATGCGCATAAATTAGACGATAGAAATACCATAGGTACCTCACTTAGATATTTAAATTTCGGCTCTATTGAACTAACGGACAGAAATCAGCAGTCGCTTGGTACATATACGCCGAATGAGTTTTCTATCGACGGGTCTTTTGCCCGCAAGTTTGGCAAAGAATTTTCGCTTGGTGTAACTATGCGATATATTCACTCAAGTTTATATAATGGTACCTCGTCAGAGGGCCAGCAAATTGAGCCGGTGAATGATATAGCTGCCGATGTTTCGGCATTTTATCAGCATCCTGGTGAAGAGTTTGGTAAACCATCACTTTTTGCATTTGGTGTTAATATTTCTAATATAGGGCCTAAGATCAGCTACACTTCGGGCGGCCAGAATCTTTATTTACCTACCAACCTAAAAATAGGTGCTGCCAATACCCTCAATATTGATGAATATAGCCAGTTTACATTTACGCTTGATATTAATAAACTGCTAGTGCCAACCACTACTTATGATGCCAGCGGCAATATAACTTCGGGAGATAAATCTGTGCCGGCTGCTATTTTCGGTTCTTTTGGCGATGCACCTGGAGGTTTCAGCGAGGAACTGAAAGAAATCAGTTACTCACCAGGTGTTGAATACTGGTACAACAAGCAATTTGCGCTACGTGCGGGTTACTTTTACGAAAACCCCAGCAAGGGCGACCGCCAGTATCTAACACTTGGTGCGGGCCTTAAATATGATATTTTCGATATCGACTTTGCATATTTGGCTGCCAGCCAGCAAAAAAGTCCGTTGGCTAATACCTTACGTTTTTCGGTATTGATCAATTTTGAATCGGGTAAACCAAAAAATAAATGAGTAAAATTCGTGTAGGTTTTGGGTTTGATGTACATCAGCTCAAAGAAAACCACCCTTTTGTGGTAGGTGGCGTTCAATTAGAACATCATTCGGGAGCGTATGGCCATTCGGATGCTGATGTATTGTTGCATGCGATATGTGATGCGTTATTAGGTGCAGCAAACCTACGCGATATTGGTTTCCATTTCTCTAATACCGACGAACGCTGGAGAGGTATAAGCAGTTTGGTTTTGCTGGAGCACGTTGTTGTTTTGTTGAAAGAAAAAGGCTTTAGTATTGGCAACATCGATGCCATGATATGCCTCGAAGCACCCAAGATTAACCCGCACGTGCCGGCTATGAAAATTAACATAGCCAAGGCTGCAGGCATTGATGAGGATGATATCTCCATCAAAGCTACCACTAATGAAAAACTTGGCTTTATTGGCCGCGAAGAAGGCGTAGTGGCTTATGCCGTTTGCCTGATAGAAAAGTAAATTTTGATTTAAAGAATATAGAAAGAAAGTACCACGGGATTACTCCTTAGTGGTACTTTCTTGTTTTACGCTCACATTACCGGTACGTTTAAGTACACCCCATCCGCTCAGTTCGCCTTTTACAGCTTTACGCATAGATTTAAATAGTACGTAATACATCAGCTGGCGCCAGATGAAACGCTGTGGTATAATGTAAATCAATTTCTTGTAGTCTTCTTTTTCCATCCAGAAGGCAATGGCGGCCACAATACAATCTATCACAATGAAGGCCACGTAATAGAAAAGTATCTTGCCAGGCTTGTCGCTGAATAAACCGATGATCATTAAAAGATCGGCCAAAGGAGAAAACAGCGGTAACACGATCTGGAAGATGAGGATATTAGGCATACCCACCATACCGAAGAATTTATATTTTTTATTGAACAAGGCATCCCGGTTTTTCCAGAAACTCTGAATTACGCCAAAGCTCCAGCGGAAACGTTGTTTCAATAGTGCATCCAGTTTCTCAGGGGCTTCGGTATAAGCAATGGCTTCAGCACAGTTTCTAACAATATAACCCTGTTTCAGAATGCGCATAGTTAAGTCGCAATCCTCTGCCAAGGTATCATAAGTAAAGCCACCCGCTTTAAATATGGCCTCTTTGCGGAATGCCCCGATAGCGCCGGGTACTACAGTAATACTATTCAGCAAATCAAATGCGCGGCGATCCATATTTTGGGCTGTAGTGTACTCGATAGATTGCCAGATGGTAATCATATTGGTTTCGTTACCCACTTTAACGGTACCTGCCACAGCTCCTATTTCATCATCGGTAAAATAGGTCATGAGGTGAAAGATCGCATCATTCTTAAGTTGGGTATCGGCATCAATACAAACCAAAAAATCGTGACTCGAGCGCTCGATACCAAAGTTCAGCGCAGATGCTTTACCGCCGTTAGGTTTGGTTAATACTTTAACCAGCGGATGGTTCCCATAAGCAGCATCAACCACAGCGAAGGTTGCATCTTTCGATCCGTCATCAACAAATATGATCTCCAGTAAAGGATACTCCAGTTTTAGTAAACTTTCGATCGTTTTTATAGCCGTTACCTCCTCGTTATAAGCCGGCACAATAATACTTACCGGATGTAAAACAGGATTGGCTAAACGTGCCGGGGTTGTTTTCTTATCCTCGCTATATTGCCTTAATGCCAATACGCCAATTAGTACGATACGGCCAATAGCCAGGAATATAGCCGAGAAGAACAGGTACATGATAAACCAGTTACCCAGAAAGTAACCTACAATAAATATGTTGTACAAACTGCCTGTAATACCGCTGTTAGCTTCATCCTTAATTGGCGGCATCAAATCGTCCTTGCTTTTGTGCAATATATCGGCAATGGTAGTAAACTGATAGCCGTGCGATTTAAAGTAGTGGATAATCTCCGGCAAGGCCTTTACTGTCTCTTCGCGGGTATCGCCACCGGCATCATGCAGTAATATCATCGAGCCCTTATCGTGATAACGAATGGTACGGGCAATAATGCTATCGGCAGTTACGCCGGGCTGCCAATCCCATGGGTCGATAGATTCGCCAATGTTGATATAGTTTTGCCTGCGGCTTTCTGCAACCGGGATAACCTCAGCCAAAGTAGTTGGCTCGGCATCGGCATTAAACGGCGGACGGAATAAGATGGTGCTTCGGCCGGTAACAGATTCTATTAAACGACGCGTAGCATTAAGTTCGAGGTTAACGCGTGAAATACTGACCGTAGAAATATCGGGGTGGAAGAAGGTATGGTTACCAATTTCATAACCTTCATCAAACTCACGTTTTAAGATCTGGATATTTTTTTCGGCCATTACACCTACCACAAAGAAGGCGGCAGGTACATTTTCTTTCTTTAAAATATCGAGGATACGCGGCGTATAATCAGGGTCGGGGCCATCATCAAAGGTTAATACTACCTTTTTAGGTGAATAGCCGTAACGGCGGATCACATATTTGGTAGGTAGATGGATGTAGTTTTGATTGGTGATGACAAAGTTGGTGGTATCCATCTTTACATCAATCAAGCCTGTTTTTGGTGTAGTGATTAGATCGAGTACTTCACCATCGCCGTCATAATCAATCTTATCATTTAAGCCGACAGTGGTTAGGCGTTTAACATCAATACCTGTTTTGCGCAGGGAATCGATAGATAAGTTCTTTTGGAAGAAGGTCCACAAACGTGGATCCTCGGCACCCAGGCGCCAAAGGGCAACACCACCGGTAGCCCAGTCATCCGCCATGCGGATTACGTTAAAGTTGGTAGCCGCATCGGTAAAATAAATACTGTGCTCCAGGCTGTCCTTATCAAAATAGTTATAATGTAAGTTGGCCGAAGCAGGATCATAAACAATTTTCTGCTTGTTCTCCTGTGCCGTACTAACAGCCTGTTGGTAGCCTATAGATTTACCAATACTGTTCTCTGGCCAATCGTAACCACCACCGGCAACGGTAAGGATAATTTTTTCGCTCGGTACAATGGCGCAAACCTTATCCAGTATTTCTTCAACCCAGTGCTGGTTTGATATATCGCCTGCATTACTCTGTTCGTTATGCTGGTCGAAAGCCATAACGAAGATGTAATCGTTAAATTTCTGGATCTTTCTCAGGTCATATTGCTCATCGTCAGGGATAACGTTTTGGGTAACCAAAAAGCCCTTGGCGTGTAATGAGCTATATATTTCCTGTTCAAAGGCATTGTACTCGGGTGTATTCCGGTTTTGTATATCGTCGAAAGCCAGGTTAATACCTTTAAGATTGTATTTGGTGAGGTTCTTGATAATACTGTTAATAAAAACAGTACGCAATTGCTTGTTCTTAGAAATGCGAACCACATCCTCCCTGTCGAAAGAGCCGCTTACATTATTAAAGTTAATGTAATTGCTTATGGATACGATAATTGGCTTATGGTACTTCTTATTGATATTAAGCAAGCCAGTATCCATTTTGGCTGTAATGGTATCAGCATTGGGTGTAACTGAGAAACCTTCGGTTACCACCATATCCAGTTTACCGATATGGTCTTGCAGCGAGTTATAAGCCTGGGGTTCCCACGGACGATAAAAACCTGCGTTAAGGCGGTCTTTATTGTTAGGGTGTTTAATTTGGTGTTGCCTGCGGGCACGGGCAAGCTCTTCTATCTGGGCCTTCTCAATCTTAAAGTCTTTAAACTTTTTAGATTTTTTGAGATTGTCCATCTCCTCCTTACTGAACTTTTTGGGTGCAGGGTTTAAATTGGGAAGGCTTGGGTACTGTTTTGATGTAATAGTAATGGCAGCAGCAACTACAGCGCTTGCAAGAACTATAATGATAACACGGCTTAACCATTTAAATCGGTTCCAGCGTTTTGGGGTATCGGATTGAAATATTTGCTTATGAGCCATTAATTGGATAAACTTTAAACAAAATTAAAAGTTTTGCCATGAAGGTTTTATGGACAAAAAAGTAGTGTAATATACACTTATTCAGGTTTGATGTTGGAAAAATCCACGCCGCATTTACAATTTGAGCCACAGCCTTTTTTTGCGGTAAAACTTCTGTAAATAAGCCTGCCCACGTAAAAAAGCGCCGATGCAAAAAGTAATGCTATAATGATTGATTGAACCATGGTACAAAAATACGATTATATTAGTTACGTAAATAGTGTTAAGATATTATTATACCCAAAAATGAATTTACAATAAATGCCCGCTACACGCCAAATTAAAATAGCCATACTGGATTTGTACAACGGCATTGCCAACCAGGCTATCAATAGCTTTGAACAAATATTAGAAAAATATAGAACGAAGCATAAGCTGAACCTAAACTGGCAGATCTTTAAGGTGCGTGAAGCCAACGAATTACCGGACTTAAATTTTGATGCTTACCTATCAAGCGGTGGCCCTGGTAATCCATTTAGTGGGGCCGAAGAGTGGGATAAAAATTATTTTAAGCTGATTGATGGGATTGAAGCTTATAATAACTCGAACCAGAAACCTAAAAAGCATGTGCTATTTATCTGCCATTCATTTCAATTGCTTTGCCGGAGGTATAAATTAGGCGAAGTCTTGTTGCGGAATATTCCTTCGTTTGGCATAGTGCCCGTTGAGCTATTGGAAGATGACGATTTATTGAAAAATCTATCCAATCCTTTCTATGCTGTTGATTCACGCAGTTGGCAGGTGGTAAATCCGGATATGAAAGTGTTTGAGAAAATCGGCGCTAAAATATTGGCTATAGAAAGGGAGCGGTCCGATCATTTACCACGTGCGCTAATGGCCATCAGGCTGAATGATTATTTTGTAGCTACACAGTTTCACCCGGAGATGAGCCCGGAAATAATGGGTAAACGTTTGCTAATGGATGATAATAAGCAGCAGGTGATTGATGAATTTGGCGAGGAGGGGTATCAGCAAATGTTGGAAGAATTAAATGATGCTGATAAGTTATGGCTTACGTTTAATACGATTATGTCGAATTTTTTGGATAGGGCGATATTATCATAACACACCCCATTGAATGGTGCTGCAAGTTGCAGTAGCTGTGCGTCCCCTCTCGAGAGGGGAATTATTGTGCAGTACATAAACCATCGACTTTAATAAGGGGTGTGTATTTTCCAATCAAAACACTCGCTGTGTAGTAAATGATAATTTAGAACTAACACATCCTTAACACTTAAGGGCTAATAAATTACCTAATAACACTTCTGACACTGTAATTACTTGTTAATGCTTTAAAATGCAATAAATTAAGCGTACCTTTGCGCAAAATATAAGAGGCATATTTGCATGCAAAATCAAATTCGTAACATAGCTATTATAGCACACGTTGACCACGGTAAAACTACATTGGTTGACAAGATCCTGCACAGCTGCGAGATTTTTCGCGATGGTCAGGAAACCGGAGAGTTAATCCTGGATAATAATGACCTGGAGCGTGAGCGTGGTATCACCATCGTTTCTAAAAACGTTTCGGTTAAATATAAAGACGTAAAAATCAACATTATTGATACCCCTGGTCACGCCGATTTTGGTGGTGAGGTTGAGCGTGTATTGAAAATGGCTGATGGTGTATTATTGCTTTGCGACGCTTTTGAAGGCGCTATGCCTCAAACCCGTTTCGTAACCCAAAAGGCTTTAGCTTTAGGCTTAAAACCAATTGTGGTTGTAAACAAGGTAGATAAAGAAAACTGCCGCCCAGAAGAGGTTTATGAGCAAATCTTTGAATTGTTCTTTAACCTTGAGGCTACTGAAGACCAACTCGATTTCCCGGTTATCTACGGTTCTTCTAAACAAGGCTGGATGAGCACAGATTATAAAGTGCCTACTACTGATATCTTCCCGTTAATGGATGCTATTTTAGCAAACATTCCACCGGCTCCTATCAGCGAAGGTACATTGCAAATGCAGATCACTTCGTTAGATTATTCGTCTTTCGTAGGTCGTATCGCAATCGGTCGTGTTGCCCGTGGTACTATCAAAGAAGGCCAGCCGGTATCTTTGGTAAAACGCGATGGCACTATCCAAAAATCAAGAATTAAAGAACTTTATACTTTCGAAGGTTTAGGTAAAGTAAAAGCTACCGAAGTTAAATCGGGAGATATTTGTGCTGTAGTTGGTATCGATGGTTTCGATATCGGTGATACAATCGCTGATTTCGAGAAACCAGAGCAATTGGAGGTTATCCACATCGACGAGCCAACCATGAACATGCTGTTCACCATTAACACTTCACCGTTTTTTGGTAAAGAAGGCAAGTTTGTAACTTCACGTCACTTACGCGATCGTTTGTACAAAGAGATGGAGAAAAACTTAGCGTTGAAAATCGTTGAGACCGAATCTCCAGATTCTTACTTAGTATACGGCCGTGGTATCCTTCACTTATCTGTATTGATCGAGACCATGCGTCGCGAAGGTTATGAGTTACAGGTAGGCCAGCCACAAGTTATCGTTAAAGAAATTGACGGTGTTAAATGTGAGCCGGTTGAGGTTTTAACAGTTGATGTACCAGGTGATGTTGCCGGTAAGGTAATTGAATTGGTAACCCAACGTAAAGGCGACCTGTTAGTAATGGAACCAAAAGGCGACTTGCAACACTTAGAGTTTGAGATCCCTGCACGTGGTATCATCGGTTTACGTAACAACGTATTAACTGCTACCGGTGGCGAGGCTATTATGGCTCACCGTTTCAAAGCTTACGAGCCTTGGAAAGGCCAGATCCCAGGCCGCTCTAACGGTGTATTGGTATCAATGGATACTGGTAAAACTACTGCTTTCGCTATCGATAAATTACAAGATCGTGGTCGTTTCCACATCGATCCGGGAGTTGATATCTACGAAGGTCAGATCTTAGGCGAGCACATCCGTGATAACGATTTGGTTATTAACTTAACTAAAGGTAAACAGTTAACCAACATGCGTGCATCTGGTAGCGATACCAACGTACGTATAGCACCAGCTATTAAATTCTCGTTAGAGGAATCAATGGAGTATATCCAGGCTGATGAGTACATCGAGGTTACACCACAAAGTATCCGTATGCGTAAAATCTATCTGAACGAAGGTGAAAGAAAGATCAACGCTAAAAAGTTCACTAACCAATAATTAGGAACTAACATAATAAAAAAGGCCTTCTGTTTACAGAAGGCCTTTTTTATTTGGCTCTATTGCTAGTCGAAGTCCCAATACTTCAAATAATTATCTTGCTTTATAAATTAAAGTACGTGGCGTTTTGTATACTAGCTCATAGCCTTTATTGTTAAGGAAACTATGTACTTCAGATGCATCCACCTTACCGGCAACGCTATCTACATCCTCAACCAACACAAATTTAGGGCGGTATTTATCCCAGTTGTTCGATTCCAATAATTGCAGATCCAAGCCGGCCACATCAATATTCATAAAATCAATAGCGGGGCCTGATGAAAGGTGCTCATCCAAAATTTGTGCTAAGGGGAAAATATCCACTTCGGCTGTTTCAATAATCGGTGCTCCGTAGCTTTCGGCTACATCAGCATCAAAGCTATTGAGGGCCGAATCTGCAAAGCAATACAGGGTGCGTTTATCGCGCTGTGCACCAATACCTACGGGTAAGTTAATATCGCGCTCGCGGTGCTGCTGAAATAATTTAATGGCCGATGGGGTAGGCTCAATGTTAATGCCGTTCCACCCGGTTTCATAAAAGTAAGCTGTGTTAGAAAAACGGAAAGGGTGGTGGGCACCAATATCAATAAAGAAACCTTTATGATTATCTGTATCTTCTGCTAATAAAGCACGAAGTAACATATCTTCACCATCCTGTGAGTATGAATGGTAAGGTGTAAAGTCAGTGTTGTTTAATGTATCTTGTTGTGACATGAAATTATACTAAGTAGTGCTAAAGGCAAAATAACGCAATTTATTAAACATATTTTAGGCCTGGTATCAGGTAACCTATCAATAAGGTATACTATAATAGCGTAATCTGTACATTTTTATACCTTTGCCCCTTATATATGCGCATACCAAGTATCCCAGGATTTGATCAGCAAGCTTTCGAAAAGTATTTTAAAAATACAGGTTGGCTTATGCTGGCTAGGGTTGGCAGTTTGGCCATAGGCGTAATCATTAATAATTTCGCGCTCTCTAATTACCTCGGTGCAAAAGCTTTTGGGATATTAAATTACCCAATGGCTATTGTAACCTTTTTTATGGCGATAGCAGCCTTGGGCTTGGATGGTTTGGTTACCCGTGAACTGTTAAATGATCCTGATAAAAAGGATGTAATTCTGGGTACCTCTTTTTGGATGCGGTTGATAGCGGGTTTTGCTACCCTACCCCTGGTTTATGCAGTTTACGCTATCATCAACCATTATAGAACTATAGATACTCCCTTTGTATATGTGCTGATTGTTGGCTTTACATCTGTAGTGCAATCGGTAAATATTATCGATAGCTTTTTTCAGTCGAGGGTGCAGGGCAGGGCTATTATGTATGTACAGGTAATCGGTAATTTATTATCGGCTGCCATTAAGCTCGGTTTTATTGTACTAAAACTGCCGCTGGTTTGGTTTATTTATTCTTTGCTGTTTGATGCCATTATTATAGCAATTGGATATCTCATTACCTATTTAAAAAATCACAATAAGTTAGGTAGCTGGCAATATAGCAGCGCTATAGCTAAACATTTGTTAAAGCTTTCGTGGCCATTAATATTTTCGGCGGTGCTGGTATCTATATATATGAAAATAGACCAGCTGATGATTGCCAGTTACCTCGATAGCGTACAATTAGGCATTTACTCTACCGTAGCCCGTTTAAGCGAAAGCTGGTATTTTATACCGGTAGCTATTGTTAATTCGGTATTTCCGGCCATTATGAACGCACGAAAAACAGATATGGAGCGTTACCATAAACGTTTACAAAACATGTATGATTTAATGGTGGTAATTAGTTTAAGCATTGCTATCATCATGAGTTTTGGCTCTTCTATTATATATCATCTGGTTTATAAGCCGCAGTTTTGGTCGGGCGCGCCTGTGTTAGCAGTGCATGTATGGGCAGGTATATTTGTGTTTCTGGGTAGTGCAAGCGGCCAGTATCTTATAGCCGAAGGCTACACCAAATTATCTATGCTGCGTACAGGTGTTGGTGCAGTGGTAAACATTGTACTTAACATTATGTTATTACCACGGTATGGTATTTTAGGTGCAGCTTATGCTACATTGGCCGCCTATTTTATTGCCACATTTTTTATCGTGTTTATTCCGCAAACGCGTGAGCAAGGGTTGCGGATGTTAAAATCATTATTCTTAATTTCACTTTTTCAAAAAATAGTAAAACGTTGAGTACTATATCCAGAATTCTGAACCTGGTTTCGCAGCCAGACAGGTTAAAATCTATATTATCGTTTAATGATAAAGGCTATCTTAGTGAGATAGGCTGGTTTAAATCTTTCGATTCTAAAAAGCCTGTTGATGGCGATGGCAACCCGATTCCCTGGGTTACTTATAGTTTTATAGATTTTATCAAAGGCCGTATCAATAAGCAGCTGGCTATTTTCGAATATGGTTCCGGCAACTCTACCATGTTTTACGCTAAATATGCAGGCATTGTAGTTTCTGTCGAGCACGATAAAGGTTGGTACGATACGATGTCGAAAAACCGCCCTGCTAATTCGGAGATCATCTTCTGCGAACTGGAAAAGGATGGCGATTACAGCCGTGTACCTATTAAGTTGCAGGAGAAATTCGACATTATTATTGTTGATGGCCGCGATCGTGTAAACTGCTGTAAACAGGCTGTTGATGCTTTAACGCCAGGCGGTGTTATTGTTTTGGACGATAGCGAACGTGATTTTTATAAGCCAGGTGTGGAGTTTTTATTAAGCAAGGGTTTTAAGCATTTGCCTTTCAGTGGTATTTCGCCGGGCTTGTTTTACTTAAAATCAACTTCTGTTTTTTACAAGGCTGATAACTGCCTGGGGATATAAGGTTTTTTGATTAGAGGATAAGGTACCGTGCAAAATCTCGCACCCATTGCGCTGTTTGTTTATAACCGCCCCGACCATACCCGGCGAACAATTACCTATTTGCAGAAAAACCTGCTGGCTGACGAGTCGCGCCTCTATGTTTTTTCTGATGCTGCCAAAACCCCTGCCGACGAAGCTAAGGTGGAGGAGGTACGCGAGTATTTAACCACTATATCTGGCTTTAAATACGTAAAAGTTACCAAGCGCAAAGAGAATATGGGCTTAGCAGCTTCTATCATCAACGGTGTTTCGCAACTGGTAGAGGCTTACGGCAAAGTGATCGTGTTTGAAGATGACCTGCTCTCTTCGCCTTATACCCTCCAGTATTTTAACGAGTCGCTGCAGCGTTACGAGCACGAAGAGCAGGTAATGCACATCGGCGCTTATATGTATGAGCTGAAGGGCGATAAACTGCCTCCAACCTTCTTTTACCGTGCAGCTACCAGCTGGGGCTGGGCAACCTGGGCACGCGCCTGGAATAATTTCGAACCTGATATTGATAAACTGATGAAGCAATTCGATTCCAAAAAGATCTATGACTTCTCGATAGATGGCACCATGAACTTCTGGAAACAAATGCAGCAGTTTAAAGCCGGTAAAAATAACTCATGGGCTATCCGCTGGTATGCTTCTATCTTTCTAAAAGGTGGCTTAACGCTTAACCCATCACATTCTTTAATCCAAAATATTGGGCACGATGGCACCGGTGTACACTCTAACAATGAGGACATGTACCAGGTAAATATTTCGCGCAAGCCTGTTGTGGGATTCCCGTTAGAGATTAAAGAAAGCAAAGTCGGTTATGCAGCTATCAAGCACTTTTTGAAGAACCGTAAAGGGAATATTATTCAGCGTCTTGTGCGCTTTGTTAAGCAGAAACTTTAATCAGGATTTACTGAATTTTAGAATTACCAGAATCCGTTTTAATTTAAGATAAACAAGATTCTGTCTATTCTTTAATTCTGAAAATTTTGATTCTGATTACTTAGTAGCCGTCAACACAATATAAGGCGACATTAGCTTACTCTCCATAGGTATAATCTTCGTAACAACTTTACCAGCTAACCAAAGCACTTTAAAGAAAGC
Coding sequences within:
- a CDS encoding FkbM family methyltransferase, translated to MSQQDTLNNTDFTPYHSYSQDGEDMLLRALLAEDTDNHKGFFIDIGAHHPFRFSNTAYFYETGWNGINIEPTPSAIKLFQQHRERDINLPVGIGAQRDKRTLYCFADSALNSFDADVAESYGAPIIETAEVDIFPLAQILDEHLSSGPAIDFMNIDVAGLDLQLLESNNWDKYRPKFVLVEDVDSVAGKVDASEVHSFLNNKGYELVYKTPRTLIYKAR
- a CDS encoding FkbM family methyltransferase, with translation MSTISRILNLVSQPDRLKSILSFNDKGYLSEIGWFKSFDSKKPVDGDGNPIPWVTYSFIDFIKGRINKQLAIFEYGSGNSTMFYAKYAGIVVSVEHDKGWYDTMSKNRPANSEIIFCELEKDGDYSRVPIKLQEKFDIIIVDGRDRVNCCKQAVDALTPGGVIVLDDSERDFYKPGVEFLLSKGFKHLPFSGISPGLFYLKSTSVFYKADNCLGI
- a CDS encoding glycosyltransferase, with the translated sequence MQNLAPIALFVYNRPDHTRRTITYLQKNLLADESRLYVFSDAAKTPADEAKVEEVREYLTTISGFKYVKVTKRKENMGLAASIINGVSQLVEAYGKVIVFEDDLLSSPYTLQYFNESLQRYEHEEQVMHIGAYMYELKGDKLPPTFFYRAATSWGWATWARAWNNFEPDIDKLMKQFDSKKIYDFSIDGTMNFWKQMQQFKAGKNNSWAIRWYASIFLKGGLTLNPSHSLIQNIGHDGTGVHSNNEDMYQVNISRKPVVGFPLEIKESKVGYAAIKHFLKNRKGNIIQRLVRFVKQKL
- a CDS encoding flippase, producing MRIPSIPGFDQQAFEKYFKNTGWLMLARVGSLAIGVIINNFALSNYLGAKAFGILNYPMAIVTFFMAIAALGLDGLVTRELLNDPDKKDVILGTSFWMRLIAGFATLPLVYAVYAIINHYRTIDTPFVYVLIVGFTSVVQSVNIIDSFFQSRVQGRAIMYVQVIGNLLSAAIKLGFIVLKLPLVWFIYSLLFDAIIIAIGYLITYLKNHNKLGSWQYSSAIAKHLLKLSWPLIFSAVLVSIYMKIDQLMIASYLDSVQLGIYSTVARLSESWYFIPVAIVNSVFPAIMNARKTDMERYHKRLQNMYDLMVVISLSIAIIMSFGSSIIYHLVYKPQFWSGAPVLAVHVWAGIFVFLGSASGQYLIAEGYTKLSMLRTGVGAVVNIVLNIMLLPRYGILGAAYATLAAYFIATFFIVFIPQTREQGLRMLKSLFLISLFQKIVKR